In Actinoplanes sp. NBC_00393, a single genomic region encodes these proteins:
- a CDS encoding SGNH/GDSL hydrolase family protein, protein MKRRWISVVTAVVTGFAVAACGGEGDGDSSASKEARDYVALGDSYAAGLGAGNYADTECYRSTDSSYPQLWAKSRPAGTLGDVVDNTCSGAKIHTVRTSQLRELGEETGWVTLTVGGNDAGWSSTVQQCLMGNDQTCASAAQSAVAAAKVTLPADLDGLYQAIKDRAPNAKVFVLGYPHLVAEGDKVKCESLTAGHRKALNEGADNLDEIIKERVAAAGFTFVDVREAFEGHGVCSAAPWIHGVRDQLAESFHPTADGQKAYATALTAVTG, encoded by the coding sequence TTGAAGCGACGCTGGATCAGTGTGGTGACCGCGGTCGTGACGGGGTTCGCGGTGGCGGCCTGCGGCGGCGAGGGCGATGGGGACAGCAGCGCGTCGAAGGAGGCGCGCGACTACGTTGCGCTGGGTGACTCGTACGCGGCCGGGCTGGGCGCCGGGAACTACGCGGACACCGAGTGCTACCGGAGCACCGACTCGTCGTACCCGCAGTTGTGGGCGAAGTCGCGGCCGGCCGGGACGCTCGGCGACGTGGTCGACAACACCTGCAGCGGCGCGAAGATCCACACGGTGCGGACGAGCCAGCTGCGCGAGCTCGGCGAGGAGACCGGGTGGGTGACGCTGACCGTCGGCGGCAACGACGCGGGCTGGTCCAGCACGGTTCAGCAGTGCCTGATGGGCAACGACCAGACGTGCGCGTCGGCGGCCCAGTCCGCGGTCGCCGCCGCCAAGGTCACGCTGCCGGCCGATCTGGACGGGCTCTACCAGGCGATCAAGGACCGGGCGCCGAACGCGAAGGTGTTCGTGCTGGGTTATCCGCACCTGGTCGCGGAGGGCGACAAGGTCAAGTGCGAGTCGTTGACGGCGGGGCACCGGAAGGCTCTGAACGAGGGCGCCGACAACCTCGACGAGATCATCAAGGAGCGGGTGGCCGCGGCCGGGTTCACCTTCGTCGACGTTCGGGAGGCGTTCGAGGGGCACGGGGTGTGCAGTGCGGCGCCGTGGATCCACGGGGTTCGCGACCAGTTGGCCGAGTCGTTCCACCCGACGGCGGACGGGCAGAAGGCGTACGCCACCGCGCTGACCGCCGTCACCGGCTGA
- a CDS encoding SelT/SelW/SelH family protein — MTIRQPRLEIEYCTQCRWLLRAAWTAQELLTTFSKELAEVALVPGIGGVFEVRLDGETLWSRKAEGGFPELPHLKREIRDRIAPGRSLGHSDRPHES; from the coding sequence GTGACTATCCGACAGCCCCGCCTGGAGATCGAGTACTGCACGCAGTGTCGCTGGTTGTTGCGCGCCGCGTGGACCGCCCAGGAACTGCTCACCACCTTCTCGAAGGAGCTCGCCGAGGTGGCGCTCGTCCCCGGGATCGGTGGCGTCTTCGAGGTACGGCTCGACGGCGAGACCCTCTGGTCCCGCAAGGCCGAAGGCGGCTTCCCGGAACTGCCGCACCTCAAACGGGAGATCCGGGACCGGATCGCGCCCGGCCGCAGTCTCGGGCACTCGGACCGGCCGCACGAGAGCTGA
- a CDS encoding calcium:proton antiporter encodes MYVPIMAVAALVLTWGRDLPPPAVVVVALLLGAAVLAAVHHAEVVAHRVGEPYGSLILAVAVTVIEVALIVTLMISGGEKSQSLARDTVFAAVMITCNGILGISLLVGAIRRRVAVFNPEGTGAAFATVAAIATLSLVLPTFTTSSQGPQFTPAQLAFAAVVSLGLYLLFVAVQTRRHRDYFLPITTSGKVIDAEEHLDPPTTRTALNSLGLLLLALISVVGLAKGISPAVESGVAAAGLPHAVVGVVIALLVLLPETIAAVRAAVRDRMQTSINLALGSAMASIGLTIPAIAVAMIWLPGPLLLGLGGTQMVMLALTVVVGTLTVVPGRANILQGGLHLGLLAVFLFLAASP; translated from the coding sequence ATGTACGTACCGATTATGGCCGTCGCGGCCCTCGTCCTGACGTGGGGACGCGACCTGCCACCACCGGCCGTCGTGGTCGTAGCGCTGCTGCTCGGCGCGGCCGTCCTCGCCGCTGTCCACCATGCCGAAGTCGTGGCCCACCGGGTCGGCGAACCGTACGGTTCGCTGATCCTCGCCGTCGCGGTCACCGTGATCGAGGTAGCCCTGATCGTCACCCTGATGATCAGCGGCGGCGAGAAGTCCCAGTCGCTCGCCCGCGACACCGTCTTCGCCGCCGTGATGATCACCTGCAACGGCATCCTCGGCATCTCCCTGCTGGTCGGCGCCATCCGCCGCCGCGTAGCCGTCTTCAACCCGGAAGGCACCGGCGCCGCCTTCGCCACCGTCGCCGCGATCGCCACGCTCAGCCTGGTACTGCCGACCTTCACCACCAGCAGCCAGGGCCCGCAGTTCACCCCCGCGCAGCTCGCCTTCGCCGCCGTCGTCTCGCTCGGCCTCTACCTGCTGTTCGTCGCCGTACAGACCCGCCGGCACCGCGACTACTTCCTGCCGATCACCACCTCCGGCAAAGTCATCGACGCCGAAGAACACCTCGACCCGCCGACCACCCGCACCGCGCTGAACAGCCTCGGCCTCCTCCTGCTCGCGCTGATCTCCGTGGTCGGCCTGGCCAAAGGCATCTCCCCAGCCGTCGAGTCCGGCGTAGCCGCCGCCGGCCTACCCCACGCCGTGGTCGGTGTGGTCATCGCGCTTCTGGTCCTGCTCCCGGAAACCATCGCCGCGGTCCGCGCCGCCGTCCGCGACCGCATGCAGACCAGCATCAACCTCGCGCTCGGCTCGGCGATGGCCAGCATCGGCCTGACCATCCCCGCCATCGCAGTCGCGATGATCTGGCTGCCCGGGCCGCTGCTGCTGGGCCTCGGCGGCACCCAGATGGTCATGCTCGCCCTGACCGTCGTGGTAGGAACGCTGACCGTGGTCCCGGGCCGGGCCAACATCCTGCAGGGCGGCCTGCATCTAGGCCTGCTCGCGGTCTTCCTGTTCCTGGCCGCAAGCCCCTGA
- a CDS encoding IS5 family transposase yields MSDRQRYPSDVTDAQWDLIGPFLQAWQAKRVSVTGQQGGGYELREIVNAILYQTRTGCQWAYLPHDLPPKSATYYYFALWRDDGTDQAIHDLLRCQAREKAGRAEDPSAVVLDTQSLRAANHVPAATTGKDAGKKVPGRKRGLAVDALGLIIAVVVTAASISDNVLGIKLLDKIAEHTPTVTRAWVDAGFQQDFALHGAVLGVDVEVVKRSDTTAGFVPVKKRWIVEQVNGTLMLHRRLTREYESRPESSVSRTLWASMANIVRRLTGTSTPTWR; encoded by the coding sequence ATGAGTGATCGACAGCGGTATCCGAGCGACGTGACCGACGCGCAGTGGGACCTGATCGGGCCGTTTTTGCAGGCGTGGCAGGCGAAACGCGTCTCGGTGACCGGCCAACAGGGCGGCGGCTACGAGTTGCGGGAAATCGTGAACGCGATCCTCTACCAGACCCGGACCGGCTGCCAGTGGGCCTATCTGCCGCACGACCTGCCGCCCAAATCGGCGACGTACTACTACTTCGCGTTGTGGCGTGACGACGGTACTGACCAGGCGATCCATGACCTGCTGCGCTGTCAGGCGCGAGAGAAGGCCGGCCGCGCCGAGGACCCGAGCGCCGTCGTGCTGGACACCCAGTCGCTGCGCGCCGCCAACCACGTCCCGGCGGCGACGACCGGTAAAGACGCCGGCAAGAAGGTCCCCGGCCGCAAACGAGGCCTGGCCGTCGACGCCCTTGGCCTGATCATCGCCGTGGTCGTGACCGCCGCGTCGATCAGCGACAACGTGCTCGGCATCAAGCTGCTCGACAAGATCGCCGAACACACCCCCACGGTGACCCGAGCATGGGTCGACGCCGGGTTCCAGCAGGACTTCGCCCTGCACGGCGCGGTTCTGGGCGTCGACGTCGAGGTCGTCAAACGATCCGACACCACCGCCGGGTTCGTGCCGGTCAAGAAGCGGTGGATCGTCGAGCAGGTCAACGGCACGTTGATGCTGCACCGGCGGCTGACCCGCGAATACGAAAGCCGACCCGAGTCATCGGTGTCACGCACCCTCTGGGCCTCGATGGCCAACATCGTGCGCCGACTGACCGGCACCAGCACCCCGACCTGGCGGTGA
- a CDS encoding permease — protein MRVAEARTLEREAPQARGIGSVEVLAALLVLLVIFRGQLEGLVSGARWQTWTTVFVSVLVQAVPFLVFGVLLSAVIAVFVPRSFWARALPRHPALAVPAASVAGVVLPGCECGSVPIAGSLIRRGVTPAAALAFLLAAPAINPIVLTATAVAFPQNPEMVLARGLASLVVAMVMGWLWLRLGRADWIRLPHRPDLEGASKGRAFWSACRHDVVHAGGFLVLGAAAAATINVLVPEAWLQTLASNPVLSVLALAVLAVLLSICSEADAFVAASLSQFSLTSRLVFLVVGPMVDLKLISVQAGVFGRRFTARFAPATFVIAVLAGSLAGVVLL, from the coding sequence GTGAGGGTGGCCGAGGCCCGCACGCTGGAACGGGAAGCGCCGCAGGCGCGGGGGATCGGGTCGGTGGAGGTGCTGGCGGCGCTGCTCGTGCTGTTGGTGATCTTCCGCGGGCAGCTTGAGGGGCTGGTTTCGGGGGCGCGCTGGCAGACGTGGACGACGGTGTTCGTGTCGGTGCTGGTGCAGGCGGTGCCGTTTCTGGTGTTCGGGGTGTTGCTGTCGGCGGTGATCGCGGTGTTCGTGCCGCGGTCGTTCTGGGCGCGGGCGTTGCCGCGGCATCCGGCGCTTGCGGTGCCGGCGGCCAGTGTGGCGGGGGTGGTGCTGCCGGGGTGTGAGTGCGGCAGCGTTCCGATTGCGGGGTCGCTGATTCGGCGTGGGGTGACTCCGGCTGCGGCGCTGGCCTTTCTGCTGGCCGCTCCGGCGATCAACCCGATCGTGCTGACCGCGACCGCGGTGGCCTTTCCGCAGAACCCGGAGATGGTGCTCGCGCGCGGGCTGGCCAGCCTGGTGGTGGCGATGGTGATGGGCTGGCTGTGGCTGCGCCTCGGCCGGGCCGACTGGATCAGACTGCCGCACCGGCCGGACCTGGAGGGCGCGTCGAAGGGACGGGCGTTCTGGTCGGCTTGCCGGCACGACGTGGTGCATGCCGGCGGGTTCCTGGTGCTGGGCGCGGCGGCGGCCGCGACGATCAATGTGCTGGTGCCGGAGGCGTGGCTGCAGACGCTGGCGAGCAATCCGGTGCTGTCCGTGCTGGCCCTCGCCGTGCTGGCCGTGCTGCTGTCGATCTGCAGCGAGGCGGATGCGTTCGTGGCGGCGTCGTTGTCGCAGTTCTCGTTGACGTCACGGCTGGTGTTCCTGGTGGTCGGGCCGATGGTCGATCTGAAGCTGATCTCGGTGCAGGCGGGGGTGTTCGGGCGCCGGTTCACCGCGCGGTTCGCGCCGGCCACGTTCGTGATCGCGGTGCTGGCCGGGTCACTCGCGGGAGTGGTGCTGCTGTGA
- a CDS encoding TIGR03943 family putative permease subunit, with translation MNRQAQAVVLFLFGGAILKASLSDLYLRYVKEGLRPFLIAAGVALVATAVATLWYERRATDDHGHHHEPRVGWLLILPVLGLLLVAPPALGSFTAAQSGTLPVSDSDYAPLPDGDPAPIGLLDYASRALYDDGRSLAGRRVQLTGFVASGPDGAPMLARIVVSCCAADGRPIKVGLTGGPAIDVPSGTWVQVTGLHSAKRGTDPVNQADIAYLEVAEWQPITPPKQPYE, from the coding sequence GTGAACCGGCAAGCGCAGGCCGTGGTGCTGTTTCTCTTCGGCGGCGCCATTCTGAAGGCTTCGCTCAGCGATCTCTACCTGCGGTATGTGAAGGAGGGCCTGCGGCCCTTCCTGATCGCCGCGGGCGTGGCGCTGGTGGCCACCGCGGTCGCCACCCTCTGGTACGAACGTCGCGCCACCGACGACCACGGCCACCACCACGAGCCACGGGTCGGCTGGCTGCTCATCCTCCCGGTGCTGGGCCTGCTGCTGGTCGCCCCGCCCGCGCTGGGCTCGTTCACCGCGGCGCAGTCCGGGACGCTGCCGGTGTCCGACTCGGACTATGCGCCGCTGCCGGACGGCGATCCTGCACCGATCGGGTTGCTCGATTACGCGTCGCGGGCGCTCTACGACGACGGCCGCAGCCTGGCCGGCCGGCGCGTGCAGTTGACCGGCTTCGTCGCGTCCGGACCGGACGGCGCCCCGATGCTGGCCCGGATCGTGGTGAGTTGCTGCGCCGCGGACGGCCGGCCGATCAAGGTGGGGCTCACCGGTGGCCCGGCGATCGACGTGCCGTCCGGCACCTGGGTGCAGGTCACCGGCCTGCACAGCGCGAAACGCGGCACCGACCCGGTGAACCAGGCCGACATCGCGTATCTGGAGGTCGCCGAGTGGCAGCCGATCACGCCACCGAAACAACCGTACGAGTGA
- a CDS encoding metal ABC transporter substrate-binding protein translates to MVATTPEVADFVRNIGGERVSVTQIIKPNVDPHDYEPTPADIKAIGEAKIVVKNGVGLEEWLDRTIESAGFQGAVVDSSQGVTLREGGHSHEEEEEEGHAEEEHEHDPHIWHDPRNAKIMVTNIEKGLAAAAPADAASFTANLTAYTAKLDKLDADNAAALAKLTNRKLVTNHDALGYYVDRYDLEFVGSVIPSLDTSAELSAKQLDDLVRRIRETGVKAIFAESSLPAKTAETIASRAGVEVVAGEDALYGDSLGPDGAYLTAEEHNTRVIVEALGG, encoded by the coding sequence GTGGTTGCGACGACACCCGAGGTGGCGGACTTCGTACGCAACATCGGCGGCGAACGGGTGAGCGTCACCCAGATCATCAAGCCGAATGTCGACCCGCACGACTACGAGCCGACGCCCGCCGACATCAAGGCGATCGGCGAGGCGAAAATCGTCGTGAAGAACGGGGTCGGCCTCGAGGAATGGCTGGACCGGACGATCGAGTCGGCCGGTTTCCAGGGCGCGGTCGTCGATTCCAGCCAGGGCGTGACCCTGCGCGAAGGCGGCCATTCTCATGAGGAGGAAGAGGAAGAGGGGCACGCCGAAGAGGAGCACGAGCACGATCCGCACATCTGGCACGACCCGCGCAACGCCAAGATCATGGTGACGAACATCGAGAAGGGCCTCGCGGCGGCCGCCCCCGCCGACGCGGCGAGCTTCACCGCGAACCTCACCGCGTACACGGCGAAGCTCGACAAGCTCGACGCCGACAACGCCGCGGCCCTGGCCAAGCTCACCAACCGCAAGCTGGTCACCAACCACGACGCCCTCGGCTACTACGTGGACCGCTACGACCTGGAGTTCGTCGGCTCGGTGATCCCCAGCCTGGACACCTCGGCCGAGCTGTCCGCGAAGCAGCTCGACGACCTGGTCCGCAGGATCCGGGAGACCGGCGTGAAGGCGATCTTCGCCGAGAGCTCACTGCCGGCCAAGACCGCGGAGACCATCGCGAGCCGGGCCGGCGTCGAGGTGGTTGCGGGAGAGGACGCACTGTACGGCGACAGCCTCGGCCCCGACGGTGCGTACCTGACCGCCGAGGAGCACAACACCCGGGTCATCGTCGAAGCCCTGGGCGGCTGA
- a CDS encoding metal ABC transporter ATP-binding protein, with the protein MTDAALQCAGVDVGYQGSPVLTDVNLELLAGRRLALVGPNGAGKSTLIKAAVGLAEVLGGTARIYGRSPERGRELCGYVPQAGDLDPDFPVTAGQVVLMGRYRRIGWFRPTGAADRRAARDALEQVGLAEHAGRRFGLLSGGQRQRVLLARAIVAEPRLLLLDEPFNGVDAVSQETILAVLKDLTTAGAALVLSTHDLVLARELADEVCLVNGRQWAVGAPDEVLTAGTLRRTYGEHAVLVEP; encoded by the coding sequence GTGACCGACGCCGCCCTGCAATGTGCCGGGGTCGACGTCGGTTACCAGGGCTCGCCGGTTCTCACCGACGTGAACCTCGAGCTGCTGGCCGGCCGTCGTCTGGCGCTGGTCGGCCCGAACGGTGCCGGCAAGTCCACCCTGATCAAAGCCGCCGTCGGGCTCGCCGAGGTGCTCGGCGGCACCGCCCGGATCTACGGCCGCAGCCCGGAGCGGGGCCGGGAGCTGTGCGGGTACGTCCCCCAGGCCGGCGACCTCGACCCGGACTTCCCGGTCACCGCCGGGCAGGTGGTGCTGATGGGCCGCTACCGGCGGATCGGCTGGTTCCGGCCGACCGGCGCCGCCGACCGCCGGGCGGCCCGGGACGCGCTGGAGCAGGTCGGGCTCGCCGAGCACGCCGGGCGCCGGTTCGGCCTGCTCTCGGGCGGGCAGCGGCAGCGCGTGCTGCTGGCCCGGGCGATCGTCGCCGAACCCCGGCTGCTGCTGCTCGACGAACCGTTCAACGGGGTCGACGCGGTCAGCCAGGAGACCATCCTCGCGGTGCTTAAGGACCTCACCACGGCCGGCGCCGCGCTGGTCCTGAGCACCCACGATCTCGTGCTGGCCCGGGAGCTGGCCGACGAGGTCTGCCTGGTCAACGGCCGGCAGTGGGCGGTCGGCGCGCCGGACGAGGTGCTCACGGCCGGGACGCTGCGCCGCACCTACGGCGAGCACGCGGTGCTGGTGGAACCGTGA
- a CDS encoding metal ABC transporter permease produces the protein MIEPFTVPFMGRALAEIALLALICGPVGVLVFARKLSFVSDALTHTVFPGVVVGFLAGGVDGIFLGALVAGLLTAVVLTVLTRGGGITDDASTAVLLTAMFSIGVILVSRRSSYTSDLTSFLFGRLLTVTAQQIAETAALAAVILGLLAVGARAMLFRAFDPAAATAAGYRVFRLDLWLNVIVALVVVAAVRAVGTILVVALLIVPVAAARLVSHRPVVMALLGSGLVLLAGYAGLLISWHASVNYGIALTSASTVVLVLVVAYLALLPIARRRPA, from the coding sequence GTGATCGAGCCGTTCACCGTACCGTTCATGGGCCGTGCCCTGGCCGAGATCGCACTGCTGGCGCTGATCTGCGGCCCGGTCGGGGTCCTGGTCTTCGCCCGCAAGCTGTCGTTCGTGTCGGACGCCCTGACCCACACGGTGTTCCCCGGCGTGGTGGTCGGGTTCCTGGCCGGTGGGGTCGACGGGATCTTCCTGGGCGCGCTGGTCGCCGGCCTGCTCACCGCGGTGGTGCTGACCGTGCTGACCCGCGGCGGCGGGATCACCGACGACGCCTCGACGGCGGTCCTGCTGACGGCCATGTTCTCGATCGGGGTGATCCTGGTGTCGCGGCGCTCGTCGTACACCTCGGATCTGACGTCTTTTCTGTTCGGGCGCCTGCTCACAGTGACCGCGCAGCAGATCGCCGAGACCGCCGCGCTCGCCGCGGTGATCCTCGGGCTGCTGGCCGTCGGGGCCCGGGCCATGCTGTTCCGCGCCTTCGATCCGGCTGCCGCGACGGCCGCCGGGTACCGCGTGTTCCGGCTCGACCTGTGGCTGAACGTGATCGTCGCGCTGGTCGTGGTGGCCGCGGTCCGGGCCGTCGGGACCATCCTGGTGGTGGCGCTGCTGATCGTGCCGGTGGCGGCGGCCCGCCTGGTCAGTCACCGGCCGGTCGTGATGGCGCTGCTCGGCAGTGGTCTGGTGCTGCTCGCCGGGTACGCCGGCCTGCTGATCAGCTGGCACGCCTCGGTCAACTACGGGATCGCCCTCACCTCGGCCTCCACTGTGGTGCTGGTCCTGGTCGTGGCATACCTGGCCCTGCTCCCGATCGCACGGAGGCGACCCGCGTGA
- a CDS encoding metal ABC transporter permease gives MNLAIAEVVLAGTLAGLVGVHVVLRRLSFFTMALTHATFPGVVIAAIIGVDLLLGGMVAGVAVVLGVAALSRRRGQNATAATGVLLAAGFALGAGLVAMRSGFSRDLSSFLVGSILTVSARDLVITAGALVVVGSALLVFNRPLLFTGFDPSGARAAGYATGAWTLLLLLLIEMVVVTLVPAVGTILAVALIVAPAAAARLWSTRVSVITGLAVVFAVTSGLAGLFASARWDLAAGASIALAATGTLVVSAVLRWVVR, from the coding sequence GTGAACCTGGCGATCGCGGAGGTCGTTCTCGCCGGCACCCTCGCCGGCCTGGTGGGCGTGCACGTCGTACTGCGCCGGCTGTCCTTCTTCACGATGGCGCTGACCCACGCCACCTTCCCGGGCGTGGTGATCGCCGCCATCATCGGGGTGGACCTACTGCTCGGCGGCATGGTCGCCGGCGTGGCGGTGGTCCTCGGCGTCGCCGCGCTGAGCCGGCGGCGCGGCCAGAACGCCACCGCCGCCACCGGTGTGCTGCTCGCGGCCGGGTTCGCGCTCGGCGCCGGTCTGGTGGCGATGCGCAGCGGCTTCAGCCGGGACCTTTCGTCCTTCCTGGTCGGCTCGATCCTCACGGTGAGTGCCCGGGACCTGGTGATCACGGCCGGCGCGCTCGTGGTGGTCGGCTCGGCGCTGCTGGTCTTCAACCGGCCGCTGCTGTTCACCGGCTTCGATCCGTCGGGGGCGCGGGCCGCCGGGTACGCCACCGGCGCCTGGACGCTCCTGCTGCTGCTCCTGATCGAGATGGTGGTCGTCACGCTGGTGCCCGCGGTCGGCACGATCCTCGCCGTGGCGCTGATCGTCGCCCCGGCGGCCGCGGCCCGGCTGTGGTCCACCCGTGTCTCGGTGATCACCGGGCTGGCCGTGGTGTTCGCCGTCACGAGCGGGCTGGCCGGGCTCTTCGCCTCGGCCCGGTGGGATCTGGCGGCCGGCGCGAGCATCGCCCTGGCCGCGACCGGCACGCTGGTGGTGTCCGCCGTGCTGCGCTGGGTGGTGCGATGA
- a CDS encoding ArsR/SmtB family transcription factor — protein sequence MTPDLLDRAVTVLRGMAYEHRLHILVLLRDGERTAGELSATVPTDPTAVAHHLRCLLDARLVRRQRRGRNVFYSLPDDATRHLINEVLRHAGENAGNLSRPRAD from the coding sequence ATGACCCCGGACCTGCTCGACCGCGCGGTCACCGTGCTGCGCGGCATGGCCTACGAACACCGGCTGCACATCCTGGTCCTGCTGCGGGACGGCGAGCGGACCGCGGGGGAGTTGTCGGCCACTGTGCCGACCGATCCCACCGCGGTCGCCCATCACCTGCGCTGCCTGCTCGACGCCCGGCTGGTCAGGCGGCAGCGGCGCGGGCGCAACGTCTTCTACTCGCTGCCCGACGACGCCACCCGCCACCTGATCAACGAGGTTCTCCGGCACGCCGGAGAAAACGCCGGGAACCTTTCGCGGCCCCGGGCCGACTAA
- a CDS encoding copper resistance CopC family protein, with product MSAPVRLLLALVAALLVLAPGAPAWAHNALAEASPAKKATLKKAPTEVKLRFLQKLDPDYTTITVSSADKQQMPASEPAVKGSTGTITLEDTLPNGVYTVAYQVVSTDGHTVKGSYEFTVADPSATEAPSPSAAASSSATGAPSPSAAAPSSAAPVAAPSAVAATEESSGNGTIIAIVIAVVVVLAGLAGFLYARRRKA from the coding sequence ATGAGCGCACCCGTCCGACTCCTGCTGGCGCTGGTCGCCGCGTTGCTCGTACTGGCGCCGGGCGCCCCGGCCTGGGCGCACAACGCGCTCGCCGAGGCCAGCCCGGCCAAGAAGGCGACCCTGAAGAAGGCGCCCACCGAGGTGAAGCTGCGGTTCCTGCAGAAGCTGGATCCCGACTACACGACCATCACCGTCAGCTCCGCGGACAAGCAGCAGATGCCCGCCTCGGAGCCCGCGGTGAAGGGCAGCACCGGGACCATCACGCTGGAGGACACCCTGCCGAACGGCGTCTACACCGTCGCCTACCAGGTCGTCTCCACCGACGGGCACACGGTGAAGGGCTCGTACGAGTTCACCGTCGCCGACCCGTCCGCCACCGAAGCGCCGTCACCCTCCGCCGCCGCTTCCTCGTCCGCCACCGGAGCGCCGTCACCCTCCGCCGCCGCTCCCTCGTCAGCTGCCCCGGTGGCCGCCCCATCGGCCGTGGCCGCGACCGAGGAATCGTCCGGCAACGGCACGATCATCGCCATCGTGATCGCCGTCGTAGTTGTCCTGGCCGGTCTGGCCGGTTTCCTGTACGCCCGTCGCCGTAAGGCGTGA
- a CDS encoding YcnI family copper-binding membrane protein, with the protein MKQAVLRRAAAVSAMAAAFVLAVAGPAAAHVTVNPSTATQGGYTKVSFRVPNESDTASTTKLEINLPENAPVASVSIKPVPGWTAAPVKTKLATPIKAHDSEITEAVTKITWTADKGAEIKPGTFQEFDVSLGPLPETDQMVFKALQTYSDGTVVRWIDEPTTDGTEPESPAPVLKLAAASDASTPASAPAEADASGSADAEESNSGAAWGIAGLVAGLAGLVLGLLAYRKAAQGAGA; encoded by the coding sequence ATGAAGCAAGCAGTTCTGCGCCGTGCCGCCGCCGTCTCCGCGATGGCGGCCGCCTTCGTCCTGGCCGTCGCCGGCCCGGCGGCCGCCCACGTGACGGTCAACCCGAGCACCGCCACCCAGGGCGGCTACACCAAGGTGTCGTTCCGGGTGCCGAACGAGAGCGACACCGCGTCGACCACCAAGCTCGAGATCAACCTGCCGGAGAACGCCCCGGTCGCGTCCGTCTCGATCAAGCCGGTCCCGGGCTGGACCGCGGCGCCGGTGAAGACCAAGCTGGCCACCCCGATCAAGGCGCACGACAGCGAGATCACCGAGGCGGTCACCAAGATCACCTGGACCGCGGACAAGGGCGCCGAGATCAAGCCCGGCACGTTCCAGGAGTTCGACGTCTCGCTGGGCCCGCTGCCGGAGACCGACCAGATGGTCTTCAAGGCGCTGCAGACCTACTCCGACGGCACCGTGGTCCGCTGGATCGACGAGCCGACCACCGACGGCACCGAGCCGGAGAGCCCCGCCCCGGTCCTCAAGCTCGCCGCGGCCTCCGACGCCTCGACCCCGGCGTCCGCTCCGGCCGAGGCCGACGCTTCCGGCTCCGCCGACGCCGAGGAGAGCAACAGCGGCGCTGCCTGGGGCATCGCCGGTCTGGTGGCCGGCCTGGCCGGGTTGGTGCTGGGCCTGCTCGCCTACCGCAAGGCCGCGCAGGGCGCCGGCGCCTGA
- a CDS encoding GNAT family N-acetyltransferase, translating into MTQEHAVYEESTVEITDKVDIEALAAVYRRVHAADLHLLDHSIPTVEERLIWTAEAPGFQAAVGYVDGEMVGTVMGCPLPAETLWWRDLTDATDPDLAVEWAGRTFAVCEAFVLPEFRKHRLGVRMMSDLLGQRPEERVSLAVTETNTRVWGALQRLRFEHVGDLVPFPGWRSHRMLVRALPLSASR; encoded by the coding sequence ATGACTCAGGAACACGCCGTGTACGAAGAGAGCACGGTGGAGATCACCGACAAGGTCGACATCGAGGCGCTGGCCGCGGTCTACCGCCGGGTGCACGCCGCTGACCTGCATCTTCTCGACCACAGCATCCCCACCGTGGAGGAGCGCCTGATCTGGACCGCGGAGGCGCCGGGTTTCCAGGCCGCAGTCGGTTACGTCGACGGTGAGATGGTCGGCACCGTGATGGGCTGCCCGCTGCCCGCGGAGACCCTGTGGTGGCGTGACCTGACCGACGCCACGGACCCGGACCTCGCGGTCGAGTGGGCGGGCCGCACCTTCGCCGTGTGCGAGGCCTTCGTGCTTCCGGAATTCCGTAAGCACCGTCTGGGCGTACGGATGATGAGTGATCTTCTGGGGCAGCGCCCCGAGGAACGCGTGTCGCTGGCGGTGACCGAGACCAACACCCGGGTCTGGGGCGCCCTGCAGCGGCTGCGCTTCGAGCATGTCGGCGACCTCGTGCCGTTCCCGGGCTGGCGTTCCCACCGGATGCTGGTGCGCGCGCTGCCGCTCAGCGCGTCCCGCTAG